GAGGGCGTCAGCCTTCGTCGCCGAAGATGGCGACGATTTTCCCCGCGGCGGACGCCTTGCCGCGATACATTCCGGCCGAATTGAACGACCAGTCCGCGTCGCCCTGCGGCGACACGACGATGACGCCGCCGGTCCCGCCCAGCGCGGTCAGCTCCCCGATTACATGGTCGGCCGCCTGCTTCGCATCCTCGCCTGCGAAGCGCATCCGGGCGCAGATCTCGTGCGCGACCCCCAGCCGAATGAAATATTCGCCCGAGCCGGTAGCCGAGACCGCGCAGGCGCGATCGTCCGCATAGGTGCCGGCGCCGATCACCGGCGAATCGCCGATCCGCGCCCAACGCTTGCCGGTGATGCCGCCGGTCGAGGTTGCCGCCGCGACATGGCCGTGCACGTCCAGTGCGACCGCGCCGACCGTGCCGTATTTCATGTCCGCATCGAACCAGTCGGCCTTCGATTTCATCTCCTCGAGCTGCCGCCGCCGCTCCGCCGTGGCGAACCATTCGGGGCCGACCTGCTCCAGGTCGCGCTCGCGTGAGAACTGGTCGGCGCCCTCGCGGCTGAGCATGACGTGCGGGCTATGCTCCATCACGGCGCGGGCGAGGCTGACCGGGTTGCGCGTCGCGGTGACGCCCGTGACCGCGCCGGCGTCGCGCGTGGCCCCGTTCATGATCGCCGCATCGAGTTCATTGGTGCCCTGATAGGTGAAGACCGAGCCGCGGCCGGCGTTGAAATGGGGATTGTCCTCCAGCTCGCGCACCGCTGCCTCGACCGCATCGAGCGCGCTGCCGCCGGCTTCGAGTACGGCCGATCCCGTATCCAGAGCATGTTCGAGCGCGGCGCGGATTTCCCGTTCGTCCGCTTGCGATAGCATGGCCCGCTCGATGATCCCGGCGCCGCCGTGGATGACGAGCTTCCACTCGCTCTTCTGCTGGTTGGGGGAGGTCATCAGTCAGGCTCCGGTTCGCGACGCGCCCGCGGAATAGCAGAAACCCACTGTCCCGCCACTCTCGCCGGAATCACGATCGACGAATGCCGCCTGACCCATCTCGCTTATGCCCAGGAAATCGCCCAGGCGATGCTCCGACGCCAACAGGCCGAGGCGGTGATCGCGGCGCGGCAGAAGCTGGTGACCGGCGCCGTCACCATGGTGGAGACCGCGCTGCAGATGCTGTCGGAGAAGCAGGTCGTGGAGCTGGACGACGAGCGCAAGGCGGCGATGGTCTCCAATCTGATGGTGGTGCTCTGCTCCGAGCGCGACACCCAGCCGGTCGTGAACGCCGGTACGTTGTACCAGTAATCTGATGGCCGAGAGTCCGAAAAAGGCCTTCCCGCTGCGCATCGAGCCGGCGCTCTGGGCCGCGCTCGAACGTGCTGCGGCGGCCGATTTCCGGAGCGTGAATGCCGAGATCGAATGGCTCCTCAGGGAGGCGCTGGCGCGGCGGGGCGTGAAGGTCCCGCCGCCCGAGGCGCGGCGCAGGGGCCGGCCGCCCAGGGAAGGGTGAGGGCCGGCCCGCTTCGCCTTGGTCTTGTCACTTCAATCGCTTATATGGCGGCCATGTCCATTCGACCCTGGCGCGACATAGCGCGCCGTCCCTCGCGCCAGATCATGGTCGGCAATGTCGCCGTCGGCGGCGACGCGCCGGTCACCGTCCAGACGATGACCAACACCAACACTGCCGACGTCAAAGGCACGATCGACCAGATTCGCCGCTGCGAGGAAGCGGGCGCCGACATCATCCGCGTCTCGTGCCCCGACGAGGAATCGACCGCGGCGCTCCGCCAAATCGTCCGCGCGGCGCGCGTGCCGATCGTCGCCGACATCCATTTTCACTATAAGCGCGCGCTCGAGGCGGCCGATGCCGGGGCCGCGTGCCTGCGCATCAATCCGGGCAATATCGGATCGGACGCGCGCGTCGCCGAGGTCGTGCGCGCGGCCAAGGCGAACGGCTGCTCGATGCGGATCGGCGTCAATGCCGGCAGCCTGGAACGCGACCTGCTCGAAAAATATGGCGAGCCCTGTCCGGAGGCTTTGGTCGAGAGCGCGCTCGACCATATCAGGCTGCTCGAGGACCAGGATTTCCGCGAATACAAAGTCGCGGTGAAGGCGTCCGACGTATTCCTCGCCGTGGCCGCCTACCAGCAGCTTGCCGAGGCGGTGGATTGCCCGCTCCATCTCGGCATCACCGAGGCCGGGGGCGCGCGGGGCGGCACCGTCAAGTCGGCGATCGGCATCGGCTCGCTGCTCTGGTTCGGGATCGGCGACACGATCCGCGTCTCGCTCTCGGCCGAGCCCGAGGAGGAAGTGCGGGTCGGTTACGAGATCCTGAAGAGCCTCGGCATCCGCAACCGCGGCGTGCGCGTCGTCTCCTGCCCGTCCTGTGCGCGCCAGGGGTTCGATGTGATCCGCACCGTGCAGACGCTCGAGGAGCGGCTGAGCCACATCCGCACGCCGCTTTCGCTCTCGGTGCTGGGCTGCGTCGTCAACGGGCCCGGCGAGGCGCGCGAGACCGATATCGGCCTCACCGGCGGCGGCAACGGCAAGCATATGGTCTATCTGTCGGGCGTCACCGACCATCATGTCCAGGACGCCGACATGGTCGACCATATCGTCAGCCTCGTGGAGGCCAAGGCGGCCGAGATCGAAGCCGCGACCACCGACGCCTTTCCAACCGCGGCCGAATGACCGACCGAGCGTCACCCCGGCGAAAGCCGGGGGCCAGGAACGCTGCCTCCGCCCTGCTGAATGCAAACCCGGCCTTGGGTTCCCGCTCGCGCCGGGATGACGGGTGGAGCGTGTGAGGCAGGCAAGCACCGCCAGCGCCTTCGCCGTCGCCTCGCTCGGCATCGCCGCCTTCTCGACGATGGACGCGGTGATGAAGGACCTGTCGATCGGGATCGGCGCCTACAACGCCTTGCTGTGGCGGACGCTGGCCGGCGCGGTGATCGGCGGCGCGTTCTTCCTCGCCCGCCGCAGCCGCTGGCCGGGGCGCCAGGCGACGCGCCTCCATCTCATGCGCGGGATATTGTCGGCGGGGATGGCGATGCTGTTCTTCTGGGGGCTCGCCCGTGTGCCGCTCGCGCAAGGCGTGGCTTTGTCGTTCGTCGCACCGTTGATTGCGCTCCATCTCGCCGCCTGGCTCTTAAAGGAGAAGATCGAGCGCCAGGCGATCCTCGCTTCCGTGCTCGGCTTTGCCGGCGTGCTGGTCATCCTCGCCGGCCAGGCCGAGGCCGATCTCGGGCCCGAAGCCTTCCAGGGCGCGCTCGCGATCCTCGCCTCGGCCGGCCTCTACGCCTACAACATCATCCTGATGCGGCGGCAGGCGCTGGTGGCGCGGCCGCTCGAGGTCGCCTTCTTCATGAGCCTGATCATGACGGCCTGCTTCCTGCTTGCCGCGCCGGTCCTCGCCGTCGTGCCCGCGCCGGCGGAATGGCCGGCCATTCTCGGCGCGGCGCTTCTCGCCTTCGTCTCGCTGATGCTGCTCTCCTGGGCCTATGCCCGCGCCGAGGCCCAGCATCTCGCGCCGGTCGAATATACGGCGTTCGTCTGGGCGGCCTTCTTAGGCTATCTCGTGTTCGGCGAGCCGGTGCGCCCGCTCACTCTCGCGGGCGCGGCGATGATCGTCGCCGCCTGCATCATCGCGGCGCGCCGGCGCCCTGTCTCGATCGCGGAAATGGAAGCGGCTTTATGATGGCGTGGTTTTGGCTTGTTCTGGGTGGGCTCTTCGAAGTCGGCTTCACGACCTCGTTGCGCTTCGTCGACGGGTTCAAGAATCTCCCCTGGACGCTCACCTTCTTGGTCTCCGTGACGCTTTCGATGGGCCTGCTGGAAAAGGCCTCGCGCAGCATCCCGATGGGCACCGCCTACGCCGTCTGGGGCGGGATCGGCGCGGTCGGCACGGTGCTGGTCGGCATCTTCTTCTTCGAAGAAGCGGCCGGCGCGCTGCGCATCGCCCTCATCTTCGGCATCGTCGCCTGCATCGCCGGCCTGAAGCTCATCCACTGACGTGCGAGGTCAGCGGGCGGGCTCGAGCAAGGGCGCGACCGCGGGCATTGTCTCGACCGACTCCGCGAACGTGGGCGTAACCCGCTTCCTCGACGCCTGCTCATAGGCATAGCCCAGCGACAGGATCGCCGCGTCCGACCATTTGGGGCCGATGAAGCTGAGGCCGACCGGCAGTCCCTTAACCTCGCCCATCGGCACGGTGAGATGGGGATAACCGGCGACCGCGGCGAGGCTGCCCGCGCCGCCGCCGCCGATCTGATCGCCGTTGACCGCGTCGATCAGCCAAGCCGGCGGCATGGTAGGGCCGACGAGGGCGACGACGTCATGCTCCTTGAGCAGCCGATCGATGCCCTCGGGGCCCGACTTCGTGAAGGAGAAGTCGCGCGCCTTTTTATATTCGGGGTCGTCGAGGCCCTTGGTCTTTTCCGCCTTCTCGAAAATATCCTGGCCGAACAGCGCCATTTCGACCGGCTCGTTGGCCTTATTGAACGCGATTAGGTCGGCGAGCGTCCGCGTCTTTACCGCCGCTGGTGTCGTCGCGAGATAGGCGTTCATGTCGGTCTTGAGCTCGGCCAGAAGGACGGTGAACTCGTTCTTGCCGATCTCGCCGCGGCCCTCGAACGTCTCGATGTCGACGAGCGTCGCGCCCTGGGCCTTCAGCGTTGCGAGCGCTTCCTCGAACGCTTCGTCAGTGCGGAAGCCGGTGGCGAAGCGCATCACGCCGATCCTTTTGCCGCGCAGCGCATCGGGCGAGAGCGCAGCGGCATAATCTGCGCGGCGCCTGTCCGCCTCCGCCGTGATCGGATCGGCCGGGTCGCTGCCGGCCATCGCGGCCAGCACCAGCGCCGCTTCGCGGACCGTGCGGGTCATCGGCCCGGCCGTGTCCTGGCTGTGGCTGATCGGCACGATATAGGTGCGGCTGACGAGGCCGACGGTGGGCTTGAAGCCGACGACACCGTTAATCGCGGCCGGGCAGGTGATCGAGCCGTCCGTCTCCGATCCGATCGCCGCCGGCACCATTCCCGCGGCCACTGCCGCGCCGCTGCCCGAGCTCGATCCGCAGGTGTTGCGGTTGAGCGCGTGCGGATTGCGGGTCTGGCCGCCGACCGCGCTCCAGCCGGAGATCGAATCGCTCGATCGGATATTGGCCCATTCGGATAGATTGGCCTTGCCGACGATCACCGCGCCCGCCGCGCGCAGTCGCGCGACCAGAGGCGCATCGCGGTTCGTGACATTGTCCTTGAGCGCAAGGCTGCCGGCGGTGGTGGGCAACGGGCCCTTGGTCTCGATATTGTCCTTGATCAGGATGGGCATGCCGAACAAGGGCCCGCGCGCACGGCGCTGGCGATCGAGCGCTCGCGCCTGATCTCGCGCCGTCGGATCGACCGCGATCACGGCGTTGAGCCTGGGGTTCAGCGCCTCGATCCGCTGCAGCGCCGCCTCGGTCTGCGCCGTGGCGGTCGCCGGCGCCGCTACCGCCGGCGCGCCGAGCAGGAGGCAGACGCCGGCAAGGAGGCTGGAGCGGATCATTCTGGTCTCCTTAAGGGAGCGGCGCGAGCAGGGCGTCGAGCGAAGAGGGGCCGGTCCCCACCTTCTCCAGCACCGGATATTTCAGGCCGTCGTGATAATCGAGGTCGATCGTGCGGAAGAGGTCGCCCCTCTTCACGAGCAGCTTGATGGGCGCCTTGGTGCCCTTGGCGGCGGTGATGGCGCCCTTGAAATCGTCGTTCGAATATTCGCGGCCGTTGATCGCGACGATCTTGGTGCCGGTCGTCACGCCCTCATTGAAGAGGGGCGAATCCCAGGCGACGCCGTTGATCACGCCGTCCTTCCCGACGGTGATTCCGATCGCGTAGGTGAGATCGAGGATCTCGCGGTCGAGCTCGCGCGACTTGAAGTAGGCCGGCGGCGTCTCGCTATAGGCGAGGCGGTATCCGCCGCGCTTGATCCAATCGAGCGGCGCCTCCCCGACCCGCTCCACGCGCTGATGGAGATAGCCGGCCCAGTCGTAGGGCGTGACCGCGTTCAGCGTGCGAACGACGTCGTCGACCGTGTAGGTGGAGATGCCCTGGTCGCCGGGATTGATGCCGAAGAAGGCGCGGGCGAAATCGTCGATCGACTTCTGGCCGCCGGTCCGCTCGCGGATGATGCTGTCGACGTCGAGCCAGATCAGCATGCCCTCGCTGTAATAATCTTCCGAGCGCTGCCAGCTCGGCGACGGCTTGGGCAGGCGGGCACTGATGACGGGATCGTTGGTCGTGTCGATCAGCGGCCGCCAGTTCCGGCCCGGCATCGTCGCATAATAAGCGGCGGTGCGCGCGAGCTCGGCCTTGACGTCCTCGACCGGCATCATGCCCGAGCGTGCCGACAGGATGTTGCCCCAGAATTGCGTCTGGCCCTCATAGACCCACAGCAGGCTGTTCTGCATCGGCATGCGGTAGTCGGGCGTGAACAGGTCCGCGCCGCGCCGATACTTGCCGTCCCAGCTGTGGTTGAACTCGTGCGCAAGCAGGTCGCGCCCGGCCGAGCGCTTGTCCCACTCGGTGAAATATTCCCGCGGGTGGCTGTTCTCGGACGAGCGCAGATGCTCGAGGCCGATGCCGCCCATCTTGTCGGTCAAGGCGAGCAGGAATTCATATTCGTCATAATGCTTGGCGCCGTAGAGCTTGAGCGTCTGATCCACGAGGCGGCGGTGGGCCGCGATCTGCTCGGGCGTGGCGGCGAGATCGCTCGGCCGGTCGGCGAAGAGGTTGAGCCAGACGTCCTGGCCCAAATTCTCTCGGCGGAAATAGCGGCCGGCAAACATCGGCGAATCGACCAAAGTCTCGTAGGACACCGTCTTGTAGGTGATGCGGTCGCCCTGCTTTTTCGCGACGTCCAGCGAGGTCGCGCCCTGCCATCCCGCCGGGAGCGTGACGGAGGCGGTGATTGGGATCTTCCGGACGAAGGTGCCGGCCGGGTAGAGCGACATCTTCTCCCACTGAACGTTGAGCATGTCCGGGGTCATCGTGACGCGGCCCTGATTGGGCTCGGTCGGCGAGAGATGCTGGAACTCGACGTCGAGGCTCTTCACGCCGGCGGGCACGTCGACATGGAAGGCGTAGACGTCGGCCGGGTCGCGGCGCCAGGCGATCGGCTTGCCGTTGCCGCTGATCTTGAGACCGGCGATCGTGGCGATCGGCCCACGCGGCCCGTGATTGCCGGGCAGCCATTGCGGGTAGAGGAGGGTGAGCGGGCCGGCGCCGGCCACGGGTACCGTCTGCTTGACGCGGAAGATCGCGCGGGCGGTGTCGCGGGCGTCGACGTCGATCGTCAGGGTGCCGGGATAGGCGACGTCGCGGGCGGCCGGGATGCGATCGGTGCGGGACAGGGGCTGCGGCGCGCTGTCGGTCTGCGCGAAGGCCGGAGCGGAAAAAGCGAGGGCGAGGGAAAAGATCAGGCAGTGACGCAAGGGAGACTCTCCAGGACGAAAGCTTTGCGCTTTCGTGGCGGATCGTCTCCCCTGCGTCCAGTATCGTTGCGTCAGGCTGCGGCTTCGGCCTTCGCCTGGGTTGCGCGTTCGATTGCCTCGACGATGATGCGCTCGGCGTCGGCGCGGCCAAGCCAATGGCCGACACGCACCCACTTCTCGCTCTCGAGATCCTTATAGTGGGTGAAGAAATGCTCGATCTGCTGCTTGACGATCTGCGGCAGGTCGTCGGCTTCCTCGACATTCTGGTAATAAGGGAAGGTGGTGTCGACGGGCACGGCGAGGATCTTCTCGTCGCCGCCGGCTTCGTCCTCGAGCAGCAGCACCGCGATCGGGCGCACGCGCACGACGCAGCCCGGGATGAAGGGCGAGCGCGCCACGACCATCACGTCCAGCGGATCGCCGTCGGGCGACAGCGTGTGCGGGATGAAGCCGTAATTGGTCGGATAGCGCATCGGCGTGTGGAGGATTCGGTCCACGAATATCGCGCCCGACTTTTTGTCGAACTCGTATTTGACCGGCTCGCCGCCGACCGGGACTTCGATGATGGCGTTGATGCTGCGGGGCGGATCTTCGCCGATGGGGATGAGGTCGATGTTCATAGTGGCGCCCACCTAGGGCGGAAGCGCTTTCCACGCCACGCAAAAATGCTAAGGGCGCAACATGAGCAAGGGCCCCCAGCGTATCCGAGGCACCCAGGACATCTGGGGCGAGGAAGCAGACCGCTTCCAGACCGTCGTCGAAACGTTCGACCGCGTGCGGCGACTGTTCGCCTTTCAGCGTATCGAGATTCCGGTGTTCGAGGCGACCCAGGTCTTCTCGCGGTCGCTGGGCGAGACGACCGACGTCGTCTCCAAGGAGATGTACACGTTCGAGGATCGCGGCGGCGATTCGATCACGCTTCGTCCCGAATTCACGGCCGGCATCTGCCGCGCTTATCTGGGCGAGGGCTGGCAGCAGCTGGCGCCGCTCAAGGTCGCGACGCACGGTCCCGTCTTCCGTTACGAGCGCCCTCAAAAGGGCCGCTTCCGCCAGTTCCACCAGTTGGACGCCGAGATTATCGGTTCCGATTCGCCGGCGGCGGACGTGGAATTGCTGGTCTTTGCCGACCAGCTGTTGCGCGAGCTCGGCATCGCCGACGGGGTGACGCTGCAGCTCAACACGTTGGGCGATGCCGAGACCCGCGAGGCGTGGCGCACGGCCCTGGTCGCCCATTTCGAGGCGCATCGCGACCAATTGTCCGAGGACAGCCTCGCGCGGCTCGAGAAGAATCCGCTGCGCATCCTCGACAGCAAGGACCCCAAGGATCGGCCGGTCGCCGATGTCGCGCCGGAGATTGATGCCTTCCTGACGCCCGAAGCGGCCGACTTCTTCGCCAAGGTCACGGCCGGCCTCGACGCCGCCGGCGTCGCCTGGACGCGCAATGCGCGGCTGGTCCGCGGCCTCGATTATTACCGCCACACCGCGTTCGAATTCGTCACCGACCGCCTCGGCGCGCAGGGCACCGTGCTCGCCGGCGGACGCTATGACGGCCTGGTCGAGGCGCTCGGCGGCCCGCACACGCCCGCCGTCGGATGGGCCGCCGGCATCGAGCGGCTGGCGATGCTGCTCGACACGCCGGCGCCGCCTTCGGTCGACGTAGCGGTCGTGCCGCTCGGCGAACAGGCCGAGGCCGCCGCCCAGCGCGTGCTCGCCGATTTGCGCCGCGCCGGGGTGTCGGGCGACATGGCCTATAGGGGCAATATGAAGAAGCGGATGCAGAAGGCCGACGCCAGCGGCGCCCGGTTCGCGGTTATCCTCGGCGAGGACGAACTCGCGCGCGGCGAGGCAGCGCTGAAGGATCTGCGCAGCGGCGAACAGCGCAACGTCGGATTGGACCAGCTCGCGCAGGTTTTGAAACAATCATGAGCCTTTGCCGTCGCGCGGGGGTGTCATGACCTCGATCTCCGACCAGCGCATCGCGCAGATCGAGGCGCGCAAGGACGAATTGCAGAATGCGATGTCGGCGCCCAACCTGGCGCCCGACGCGTTCGTGCGCCTGTCCAAGGATTATGCCGAGATTGAGCCGGTCGCCGCGGCGGCGGCCGAGGTGCGGCGG
This portion of the Sphingomonas sp. LY54 genome encodes:
- a CDS encoding toxin-antitoxin system HicB family antitoxin encodes the protein MAESPKKAFPLRIEPALWAALERAAAADFRSVNAEIEWLLREALARRGVKVPPPEARRRGRPPREG
- the ispG gene encoding flavodoxin-dependent (E)-4-hydroxy-3-methylbut-2-enyl-diphosphate synthase, which codes for MSIRPWRDIARRPSRQIMVGNVAVGGDAPVTVQTMTNTNTADVKGTIDQIRRCEEAGADIIRVSCPDEESTAALRQIVRAARVPIVADIHFHYKRALEAADAGAACLRINPGNIGSDARVAEVVRAAKANGCSMRIGVNAGSLERDLLEKYGEPCPEALVESALDHIRLLEDQDFREYKVAVKASDVFLAVAAYQQLAEAVDCPLHLGITEAGGARGGTVKSAIGIGSLLWFGIGDTIRVSLSAEPEEEVRVGYEILKSLGIRNRGVRVVSCPSCARQGFDVIRTVQTLEERLSHIRTPLSLSVLGCVVNGPGEARETDIGLTGGGNGKHMVYLSGVTDHHVQDADMVDHIVSLVEAKAAEIEAATTDAFPTAAE
- a CDS encoding isoaspartyl peptidase/L-asparaginase, which gives rise to MTSPNQQKSEWKLVIHGGAGIIERAMLSQADEREIRAALEHALDTGSAVLEAGGSALDAVEAAVRELEDNPHFNAGRGSVFTYQGTNELDAAIMNGATRDAGAVTGVTATRNPVSLARAVMEHSPHVMLSREGADQFSRERDLEQVGPEWFATAERRRQLEEMKSKADWFDADMKYGTVGAVALDVHGHVAAATSTGGITGKRWARIGDSPVIGAGTYADDRACAVSATGSGEYFIRLGVAHEICARMRFAGEDAKQAADHVIGELTALGGTGGVIVVSPQGDADWSFNSAGMYRGKASAAGKIVAIFGDEG
- a CDS encoding DMT family transporter, giving the protein MRQASTASAFAVASLGIAAFSTMDAVMKDLSIGIGAYNALLWRTLAGAVIGGAFFLARRSRWPGRQATRLHLMRGILSAGMAMLFFWGLARVPLAQGVALSFVAPLIALHLAAWLLKEKIERQAILASVLGFAGVLVILAGQAEADLGPEAFQGALAILASAGLYAYNIILMRRQALVARPLEVAFFMSLIMTACFLLAAPVLAVVPAPAEWPAILGAALLAFVSLMLLSWAYARAEAQHLAPVEYTAFVWAAFLGYLVFGEPVRPLTLAGAAMIVAACIIAARRRPVSIAEMEAAL
- a CDS encoding peptidase M61, with translation MRHCLIFSLALAFSAPAFAQTDSAPQPLSRTDRIPAARDVAYPGTLTIDVDARDTARAIFRVKQTVPVAGAGPLTLLYPQWLPGNHGPRGPIATIAGLKISGNGKPIAWRRDPADVYAFHVDVPAGVKSLDVEFQHLSPTEPNQGRVTMTPDMLNVQWEKMSLYPAGTFVRKIPITASVTLPAGWQGATSLDVAKKQGDRITYKTVSYETLVDSPMFAGRYFRRENLGQDVWLNLFADRPSDLAATPEQIAAHRRLVDQTLKLYGAKHYDEYEFLLALTDKMGGIGLEHLRSSENSHPREYFTEWDKRSAGRDLLAHEFNHSWDGKYRRGADLFTPDYRMPMQNSLLWVYEGQTQFWGNILSARSGMMPVEDVKAELARTAAYYATMPGRNWRPLIDTTNDPVISARLPKPSPSWQRSEDYYSEGMLIWLDVDSIIRERTGGQKSIDDFARAFFGINPGDQGISTYTVDDVVRTLNAVTPYDWAGYLHQRVERVGEAPLDWIKRGGYRLAYSETPPAYFKSRELDREILDLTYAIGITVGKDGVINGVAWDSPLFNEGVTTGTKIVAINGREYSNDDFKGAITAAKGTKAPIKLLVKRGDLFRTIDLDYHDGLKYPVLEKVGTGPSSLDALLAPLP
- a CDS encoding multidrug efflux SMR transporter, producing the protein MMAWFWLVLGGLFEVGFTTSLRFVDGFKNLPWTLTFLVSVTLSMGLLEKASRSIPMGTAYAVWGGIGAVGTVLVGIFFFEEAAGALRIALIFGIVACIAGLKLIH
- a CDS encoding amidase, translated to MIRSSLLAGVCLLLGAPAVAAPATATAQTEAALQRIEALNPRLNAVIAVDPTARDQARALDRQRRARGPLFGMPILIKDNIETKGPLPTTAGSLALKDNVTNRDAPLVARLRAAGAVIVGKANLSEWANIRSSDSISGWSAVGGQTRNPHALNRNTCGSSSGSGAAVAAGMVPAAIGSETDGSITCPAAINGVVGFKPTVGLVSRTYIVPISHSQDTAGPMTRTVREAALVLAAMAGSDPADPITAEADRRRADYAAALSPDALRGKRIGVMRFATGFRTDEAFEEALATLKAQGATLVDIETFEGRGEIGKNEFTVLLAELKTDMNAYLATTPAAVKTRTLADLIAFNKANEPVEMALFGQDIFEKAEKTKGLDDPEYKKARDFSFTKSGPEGIDRLLKEHDVVALVGPTMPPAWLIDAVNGDQIGGGGAGSLAAVAGYPHLTVPMGEVKGLPVGLSFIGPKWSDAAILSLGYAYEQASRKRVTPTFAESVETMPAVAPLLEPAR
- the ppa gene encoding inorganic diphosphatase gives rise to the protein MNIDLIPIGEDPPRSINAIIEVPVGGEPVKYEFDKKSGAIFVDRILHTPMRYPTNYGFIPHTLSPDGDPLDVMVVARSPFIPGCVVRVRPIAVLLLEDEAGGDEKILAVPVDTTFPYYQNVEEADDLPQIVKQQIEHFFTHYKDLESEKWVRVGHWLGRADAERIIVEAIERATQAKAEAAA
- the hisS gene encoding histidine--tRNA ligase translates to MSKGPQRIRGTQDIWGEEADRFQTVVETFDRVRRLFAFQRIEIPVFEATQVFSRSLGETTDVVSKEMYTFEDRGGDSITLRPEFTAGICRAYLGEGWQQLAPLKVATHGPVFRYERPQKGRFRQFHQLDAEIIGSDSPAADVELLVFADQLLRELGIADGVTLQLNTLGDAETREAWRTALVAHFEAHRDQLSEDSLARLEKNPLRILDSKDPKDRPVADVAPEIDAFLTPEAADFFAKVTAGLDAAGVAWTRNARLVRGLDYYRHTAFEFVTDRLGAQGTVLAGGRYDGLVEALGGPHTPAVGWAAGIERLAMLLDTPAPPSVDVAVVPLGEQAEAAAQRVLADLRRAGVSGDMAYRGNMKKRMQKADASGARFAVILGEDELARGEAALKDLRSGEQRNVGLDQLAQVLKQS